In Candidatus Pelagibacter sp. HIMB1321, a single genomic region encodes these proteins:
- the pstA gene encoding phosphate ABC transporter permease PstA, with translation MTKEQRLKKRHSAEKRFRFYGLASIFIALLFVVILVHNIFSKGSSAFMKTAIKVDVFFDKGLLDIPNNPSEEQISKADLYDIVIESLIKIYPASDLDQENELIDLFTTDAEIEIKKALIKNNDLIGKTATLEITASDDIDQLHKGNYPRDLPEDRRRISNYQLQIYDSLVEDNKIIKNFNTYYFQNGDSRDPELAGIGGALIGSFYSIIICLLLAFPVAVLASIYLEEFAAKNKITDFIEININNLAAVPSIVYGLLALQILLATIQLPRSTPLVAGITLALMTLPRIIIPCRASLKAVPPSIREGALAVGASKFQSVFHHVVPLALPGTLSGTIIGLAQALGETAPLILIGMVAFVVDIPSTPIDPSSSLPVQVYLWSESAERGFVEKTSATIMMLLSFLIVMNFLAVYLRQKFEKRWN, from the coding sequence ATGACTAAAGAACAAAGATTAAAAAAAAGACACAGTGCTGAGAAGAGATTTCGATTTTATGGTCTTGCCTCAATTTTTATTGCTTTATTATTTGTAGTTATTTTAGTTCACAATATTTTTTCAAAAGGTAGTTCTGCATTCATGAAAACAGCAATTAAAGTTGATGTTTTTTTTGATAAAGGGTTGTTAGATATTCCAAATAACCCATCAGAAGAGCAGATATCTAAAGCTGATTTATACGATATAGTCATTGAGAGTCTTATAAAGATTTATCCTGCCTCAGATTTGGATCAAGAGAATGAATTAATAGATTTATTTACTACAGATGCAGAAATTGAAATAAAGAAAGCATTAATCAAAAATAATGATTTAATTGGTAAAACAGCTACTTTGGAAATTACTGCCTCTGACGATATTGATCAGCTGCATAAAGGAAATTATCCAAGAGATTTACCTGAAGACAGAAGAAGGATCTCAAATTATCAACTGCAAATTTATGACAGTTTAGTTGAAGATAATAAAATTATTAAAAATTTTAATACTTATTATTTTCAAAATGGAGATTCTCGTGATCCTGAGTTAGCAGGTATTGGTGGTGCCTTAATTGGTTCTTTTTACAGTATTATCATTTGTTTATTACTTGCTTTCCCTGTTGCAGTATTAGCTTCAATATACTTAGAAGAGTTTGCAGCAAAAAATAAAATTACTGATTTTATAGAAATCAATATTAATAATTTAGCTGCAGTTCCATCTATTGTTTATGGATTGTTAGCTCTACAAATATTATTAGCAACTATTCAACTTCCAAGATCAACTCCTTTAGTAGCTGGAATTACACTTGCTTTGATGACTTTACCAAGAATTATTATCCCTTGTAGAGCATCTTTAAAAGCAGTCCCGCCCTCAATTAGAGAAGGTGCCTTAGCTGTTGGTGCATCAAAATTTCAATCTGTGTTTCATCATGTAGTTCCTCTAGCACTTCCAGGAACTTTATCAGGAACCATTATTGGATTAGCACAAGCGCTTGGTGAGACAGCACCATTGATATTAATAGGTATGGTTGCATTTGTTGTAGATATACCGTCTACACCAATTGATCCTTCTTCTTCATTACCAGTACAAGTATATTTATGGTCTGAGTCAGCTGAAAGAGGATTTGTTGAAAAAACTTCAGCAACGATAATGATGTTATTGAGTTTTTTAATTGTAATGAATTTTTTAGCAGTATATCTAAGACAAAAATTTGAAAAAAGATGGAATTAA
- a CDS encoding substrate-binding domain-containing protein: MNKLISLFFGLLLALSFTTASYSRDQIKIVGSSTVYPYATVVAEKFGKGGKFKTPVIESTGTGGGMKLFCAGVGVNHPDITNASRAIKSKEKALCEKNGVSEIIEIVVGNDGISFAHAVNSPDSNFTKEQLWRALAATVDVDGKLVENPYKKWSDIDASLPNKKIEILIAPPTSGTRDAWNSLVMGKGCSKTAKSLFGDKTKKECVKMREDGYAVEAGENDTLIVQKLTSNPDAYGFFGYSYLVANKDKVKAAAIEGVQPSLEGIQDYSYPIARPLFFYVKKAHIGVVPGIQEYLKEFTSKKSMGNRGYLAKIGLVPLASDKYDVTRTAAVDLNTIKIK, encoded by the coding sequence ATGAATAAGTTAATAAGTTTATTTTTTGGACTTTTGTTAGCTTTAAGTTTTACAACAGCAAGTTATTCAAGAGATCAAATTAAAATTGTTGGATCTTCAACAGTTTATCCATACGCAACAGTAGTTGCTGAAAAATTTGGTAAAGGTGGAAAATTTAAAACACCTGTTATTGAAAGTACTGGTACCGGTGGTGGAATGAAACTATTCTGTGCTGGTGTAGGTGTAAATCACCCAGATATTACTAATGCATCAAGAGCAATTAAATCAAAAGAAAAAGCTTTATGTGAAAAAAATGGTGTTTCTGAAATTATAGAAATAGTTGTAGGAAATGACGGAATTTCATTTGCTCATGCTGTAAATTCACCAGATTCTAATTTTACAAAAGAACAACTTTGGAGAGCTTTAGCTGCAACAGTTGATGTTGACGGTAAATTGGTAGAAAATCCTTATAAAAAATGGAGCGATATTGATGCAAGTCTTCCAAATAAAAAAATTGAGATTTTAATTGCACCTCCAACTTCTGGAACTAGAGATGCATGGAATTCTCTTGTAATGGGTAAAGGTTGTTCAAAAACAGCAAAATCTTTATTTGGTGATAAAACTAAAAAAGAATGCGTGAAAATGAGAGAAGATGGTTATGCTGTTGAAGCTGGCGAAAATGATACTTTAATTGTACAAAAATTAACTTCAAATCCAGATGCTTATGGTTTCTTTGGTTATAGTTATCTTGTTGCAAATAAAGATAAAGTTAAAGCAGCTGCAATTGAGGGTGTTCAGCCATCTTTAGAAGGTATTCAAGATTATTCATACCCAATTGCTAGACCTTTATTCTTTTATGTAAAAAAAGCTCACATTGGAGTTGTTCCTGGTATTCAAGAATACTTAAAGGAATTTACTTCAAAAAAATCTATGGGTAACAGAGGTTACTTAGCAAAAATTGGCTTAGTTCCATTAGCATCTGATAAGTATGATGTTACAAGAACAGCTGCTGTAGATTTAAACACAATTAAGATTAAATAA
- the ilvD gene encoding dihydroxy-acid dehydratase, translating to MPKFNKKKLPSRHTSLGADRAPHRSFYYAMGETEKDVSKPFVGVVSTWNEAAPCNIALMRQAQSVKKGVRANGGTPREFCTITVTDGIAMGHEGMKSSLISREVIADSAELTVRGHCYDALVGIAGCDKSLPALMMSMVRLNVPSVFIYGGSILPGKYKGKDVTVVDVFEAVGKHSSGQMSAKELRKLELVACPSAGACGGQFTANTMACVSEAIGLALPYSAGTPAPYEERDKYAKESGITVMNLLAKGIKPRDIVTRKALENAATIVAATGGSTNAGLHLPAIANEAGIKFNLMDVAKIFKRTPYLADLKPGGKYVAKDMWLAGGVPMLLKTLYEGGYIHGDCMTVTGKTMKENLKNIKFNPKQKVMRSYKDPLSPTGGVVGLKGNLAPEGAIVKVAGLKKLQFTGKARCFDNEESAMKAVQSKKYNDGDVIIIRYEGPVGGPGMREMLSTTGAIYGQGKGEKVALITDGRFSGATRGFCVGHVGPEAALGGPLGLIRNGDIIDIDANKGTINVRLSKAELAKRKRRWKAKKSDFGSGTIWKYAQTVGPAYLGAPTHPGKKKEVREYSKI from the coding sequence ATGCCAAAATTTAATAAAAAGAAACTTCCAAGCAGACATACGTCATTAGGAGCTGATAGAGCTCCTCACAGATCTTTTTATTATGCAATGGGTGAAACCGAAAAGGATGTATCAAAACCTTTTGTAGGGGTTGTATCAACTTGGAATGAAGCCGCTCCTTGTAATATTGCATTAATGAGACAAGCTCAATCAGTTAAAAAAGGTGTTAGAGCTAACGGTGGAACTCCTAGAGAATTTTGTACAATTACAGTTACTGATGGAATTGCTATGGGTCATGAGGGAATGAAATCTTCTTTGATCTCACGTGAAGTTATAGCAGATTCTGCTGAATTAACTGTTAGAGGTCATTGTTACGATGCGCTAGTTGGTATTGCTGGTTGTGATAAATCTTTACCCGCTTTGATGATGTCTATGGTTCGTTTAAATGTTCCAAGTGTTTTTATTTATGGTGGATCAATTCTTCCAGGAAAATATAAAGGAAAAGATGTGACTGTTGTTGATGTATTTGAAGCTGTTGGAAAACATTCATCAGGTCAAATGTCAGCAAAAGAATTAAGAAAATTAGAACTAGTAGCATGTCCTAGTGCTGGTGCTTGTGGAGGTCAGTTTACCGCAAATACAATGGCATGTGTATCTGAAGCTATTGGTTTAGCATTACCTTATTCTGCTGGAACACCTGCACCATATGAAGAAAGAGATAAGTACGCAAAAGAAAGTGGCATAACTGTCATGAATCTTTTAGCAAAAGGAATTAAACCAAGGGATATAGTTACAAGAAAAGCTCTAGAAAATGCAGCGACCATCGTTGCAGCAACTGGTGGATCAACTAATGCAGGTTTACATTTACCAGCAATTGCAAATGAAGCAGGAATTAAGTTTAATTTAATGGATGTTGCTAAAATATTTAAAAGAACACCGTATCTTGCAGATTTAAAACCTGGTGGAAAATATGTTGCAAAAGATATGTGGTTAGCAGGTGGTGTGCCCATGTTATTAAAAACTTTATACGAAGGTGGATACATTCATGGAGATTGTATGACTGTAACAGGCAAAACCATGAAAGAAAATTTAAAGAACATTAAATTTAATCCAAAACAAAAAGTTATGAGATCTTATAAAGATCCTTTATCACCAACAGGTGGTGTTGTAGGTTTAAAAGGAAATTTAGCTCCAGAGGGTGCAATCGTTAAAGTTGCTGGTCTTAAAAAGTTACAGTTTACTGGAAAAGCAAGATGTTTCGATAATGAAGAAAGTGCAATGAAAGCAGTTCAAAGTAAAAAATATAACGATGGTGATGTTATAATTATTAGATATGAAGGACCAGTAGGTGGCCCTGGTATGAGAGAAATGCTATCAACAACTGGTGCTATCTACGGACAGGGAAAAGGTGAGAAGGTTGCTCTTATAACTGATGGTAGGTTCTCTGGTGCAACTAGAGGCTTTTGCGTGGGTCACGTCGGCCCTGAGGCTGCTTTAGGAGGCCCTTTAGGTCTTATACGAAATGGTGATATCATTGATATTGATGCTAACAAAGGAACGATAAATGTCAGATTATCCAAAGCAGAACTAGCTAAGAGAAAAAGAAGATGGAAAGCAAAAAAATCTGATTTTGGATCTGGAACAATTTGGAAATATGCTCAAACAGTTGGTCCTGCTTATTTAGGAGCACCAACACATCCTGGAAAGAAAAAGGAAGTTAGAGAATATTCTAAGATTTAA
- a CDS encoding valine--tRNA ligase produces MSSDKYIHLDVEDKIYSYWEKNELFKPKSNSKKYSIVIPPPNVTGSLHMGHALNNSIQDFLVRYYRMNSYETLWQPGTDHAGIATQALVERKLEKEGVSKNDLGREKFIEKIWEWKNQYGDIIINQLKKLGCSCDWSRNAFTMDENLSKSVIKVFVELHKKKLIYKAKKLVNWDTVLKTAISDLEVDQREVNSKIYYIRYPIDGTSDFITIATTRPETMFGDTAIAVNPSDERFKSFVGKTVTIPIVDRKIKIIKDDYADPEQGTGALKITPAHDFNDYEVGVRNNLEVINIFTEDGKVNENAPKDFIGLDRFDARKKLLKELKEKEFFVKDEDIRNKVPYGDRSNSVIEPFLTDQWFVDAEKLAVKAKEIVNNKKTNFFPENWSKTYFQWMNNIEPWCISRQLWWGHQIPAWYAPDGKIFVANNEVEAKKDAKDFYNKDVELIRDPDVLDTWFSSGLWPFATLGWPEKTEYLDKFYPTIVLVTGFDIIFFWVARMMMFGMEFLNKEPFKDIYVHALVRDEKGQKMSKSKGNVIDPLDLIEKYSADALRFTLLSMASPGTDVKLSEDRVKGYRNFLNKLWNANNFLKTNECDFSSNDKPNLTLNINKWIYNELIEVQNTIEQNIKDYRFDEAAKHAYRFAWNSYCDWYLELSKTILYSDDDSAKNEVRATAVYIFKQLLKILHPFIPFVTEEIWLNNRFDNSNKDYLMYSNWPNDEAKKDQSSKDVQKIIDIISDLRSFKNELNVSPGSFTDISIKNLNKDSQKFIKENGTVLKKLGRINSFHDEDLDKPVASMVISGEIYKIYFDENVDLDLIKSNLLKKQEKYQNELNSISKRLSNKGFIDRAPKEIVEQEKTNYNNLENDIKKISLTIEGI; encoded by the coding sequence ATGAGTAGCGATAAATACATTCATTTAGATGTTGAAGATAAGATTTATTCTTATTGGGAAAAAAATGAATTATTTAAACCAAAATCTAATTCAAAAAAATATTCAATAGTAATTCCACCACCAAATGTAACTGGATCATTGCATATGGGTCATGCATTAAACAATTCAATTCAAGATTTTTTAGTTCGATATTATCGAATGAATAGTTATGAAACTCTTTGGCAACCAGGAACCGATCATGCCGGTATAGCAACACAAGCTCTTGTTGAGAGAAAATTAGAGAAAGAAGGAGTTAGTAAAAATGATCTTGGTAGAGAGAAATTCATTGAAAAAATCTGGGAATGGAAAAATCAATATGGTGATATCATCATTAATCAGCTGAAAAAATTAGGTTGTTCTTGTGATTGGTCTCGTAATGCCTTTACAATGGATGAAAATCTCTCAAAATCAGTAATAAAAGTATTTGTTGAACTACATAAAAAAAAATTAATTTATAAAGCAAAAAAGTTAGTTAATTGGGACACTGTTTTAAAAACAGCTATTTCTGATTTGGAAGTTGATCAACGAGAAGTTAATTCTAAAATTTATTATATTCGTTATCCAATAGATGGAACTTCTGATTTTATAACTATTGCAACAACAAGACCTGAAACCATGTTTGGAGATACTGCTATTGCTGTAAATCCGAGTGATGAACGTTTTAAATCATTTGTTGGAAAAACAGTAACCATCCCTATTGTTGATAGAAAAATCAAAATTATTAAAGATGATTACGCTGACCCTGAGCAAGGAACAGGGGCATTAAAAATAACTCCTGCTCATGACTTTAATGATTATGAAGTTGGAGTTAGAAATAATTTAGAAGTAATTAATATTTTTACAGAAGATGGAAAAGTCAATGAAAATGCACCTAAAGATTTTATTGGCTTAGATAGATTTGATGCACGTAAAAAACTTTTAAAAGAATTAAAAGAAAAAGAATTTTTTGTTAAAGATGAAGATATAAGAAATAAAGTTCCTTATGGTGATAGATCTAATTCAGTTATAGAACCATTTTTAACTGATCAATGGTTTGTTGATGCAGAAAAATTAGCAGTTAAAGCAAAAGAAATAGTTAATAATAAAAAAACAAATTTTTTTCCTGAAAATTGGTCAAAGACTTATTTTCAATGGATGAATAATATTGAGCCCTGGTGTATTTCAAGACAATTATGGTGGGGCCATCAAATTCCTGCATGGTACGCTCCAGATGGTAAAATTTTTGTTGCAAACAATGAAGTAGAAGCAAAAAAAGATGCTAAAGATTTTTATAATAAAGATGTTGAATTAATAAGAGATCCAGATGTTTTAGATACTTGGTTTTCATCGGGTTTATGGCCTTTTGCAACATTAGGTTGGCCAGAAAAAACTGAATATCTTGATAAATTTTACCCAACAATTGTCCTTGTAACTGGTTTTGATATTATCTTTTTTTGGGTCGCAAGAATGATGATGTTTGGAATGGAATTTTTAAATAAAGAACCATTTAAAGATATTTATGTTCACGCACTAGTAAGAGACGAGAAGGGACAGAAGATGTCAAAATCTAAAGGTAATGTAATTGATCCATTAGATTTAATTGAAAAATATAGTGCTGATGCATTAAGATTTACATTGCTTTCAATGGCATCTCCTGGAACCGATGTTAAACTATCTGAAGATAGAGTTAAAGGTTATAGAAATTTTTTAAACAAGTTGTGGAATGCTAACAATTTTTTAAAAACTAATGAATGTGATTTTAGCTCAAATGATAAGCCAAATTTAACATTAAATATTAATAAGTGGATATATAATGAATTGATCGAAGTTCAAAATACCATTGAACAAAACATAAAAGATTATCGTTTTGATGAAGCAGCAAAACATGCTTACAGATTTGCATGGAATTCTTATTGTGATTGGTATTTAGAATTATCAAAAACAATTTTATACTCAGATGATGATAGTGCTAAAAATGAGGTTAGAGCCACTGCTGTATATATTTTTAAACAATTATTAAAAATTCTACATCCATTTATACCATTTGTGACAGAGGAAATATGGCTGAATAATAGGTTTGATAATTCAAATAAAGATTATTTGATGTATTCAAATTGGCCTAATGATGAAGCTAAAAAAGACCAATCGTCAAAAGATGTACAGAAAATTATAGATATTATTTCTGATTTAAGATCATTTAAAAATGAACTTAATGTAAGTCCTGGTTCCTTTACGGATATATCGATTAAGAATTTAAATAAAGATAGTCAAAAATTTATTAAAGAGAACGGTACTGTCTTAAAGAAACTTGGAAGAATAAATAGTTTTCATGATGAGGATTTAGATAAACCTGTAGCCTCAATGGTAATATCAGGTGAAATTTATAAGATTTATTTTGATGAAAATGTTGATCTTGATTTGATCAAATCAAATTTACTTAAAAAACAAGAAAAATATCAAAATGAGTTAAACAGTATTTCTAAAAGATTATCTAACAAAGGTTTTATTGATCGAGCACCAAAAGAGATTGTTGAACAAGAAAAAACTAATTATAATAATTTAGAAAATGATATTAAGAAAATCTCATTAACCATAGAGGGGATATAA
- a CDS encoding sugar phosphate nucleotidyltransferase produces the protein MKIRPVILCGGAGTRLWPNSKNHQAKQFIDFGNWTLLGKTLERVKASIFDSPIISTNSKYLKQVKFHLRKAKISKYKIVLEPAKRNTAPAILSTALIKDIPMEQPLMFFSADHLIEKTNVFNKAIDKNKANLTDQNIFIFGIKPSSPSSEYGYFITKKIKDNINKVTRFIEKPKEAKAKQVIKQKGYWNSGMFFLRKDSIINNFKKHQPTIYRNCIKAVKKAKYKSNTYYLNKASFIKATAKSFDYAILERTKHINGIKLDIPWSDLGSWKEILKMYDKNKNKYFKKKNVYYRPWGRYTNLFEGKEFLIKELYVKPKGILSLQKHHHRAEHWLVTKGKPRITLNKDSFIKKPNEHIFIPLEAIHRIQNPGKKPVKIIEAQVGSILKETDIVRFQDIYGRVN, from the coding sequence ATGAAAATAAGACCAGTTATTTTATGTGGTGGTGCTGGAACCCGACTTTGGCCTAATTCAAAAAATCACCAAGCAAAACAGTTTATTGATTTTGGTAATTGGACACTTTTAGGCAAAACTTTAGAAAGAGTTAAAGCTTCAATATTTGATTCCCCAATAATAAGCACAAATTCAAAATATCTAAAACAAGTAAAGTTTCATTTAAGAAAAGCTAAAATTTCAAAGTATAAAATTGTTTTAGAACCAGCAAAAAGAAACACAGCACCTGCTATTTTAAGTACTGCATTAATTAAAGATATTCCAATGGAGCAACCATTAATGTTTTTTTCAGCTGATCATTTAATTGAAAAAACAAATGTTTTTAATAAAGCTATTGATAAAAACAAAGCTAATTTAACTGATCAAAATATATTTATTTTTGGAATTAAACCCAGCTCACCATCTAGTGAATACGGCTATTTCATAACAAAGAAAATAAAAGATAATATAAATAAAGTAACAAGATTTATTGAAAAACCAAAAGAAGCAAAAGCAAAACAAGTAATTAAGCAAAAAGGTTATTGGAATTCAGGGATGTTTTTTCTAAGAAAAGACTCAATTATCAATAACTTTAAAAAACACCAACCAACAATTTATAGAAACTGCATTAAAGCTGTAAAAAAAGCAAAATATAAATCTAATACTTATTATTTAAATAAAGCCTCATTTATAAAAGCTACTGCTAAATCATTTGATTATGCAATATTAGAAAGGACCAAACATATTAATGGAATTAAATTAGATATTCCTTGGTCAGATCTTGGAAGCTGGAAAGAAATATTAAAAATGTATGACAAAAATAAAAATAAATATTTTAAGAAAAAAAATGTTTATTACCGACCATGGGGTAGATATACAAATTTATTCGAGGGAAAAGAGTTTTTAATTAAAGAACTATATGTAAAACCTAAAGGAATTTTAAGTTTACAAAAACATCATCATAGAGCCGAACATTGGTTGGTTACTAAAGGAAAGCCTAGAATAACTCTTAATAAAGATAGTTTTATAAAAAAACCAAATGAACATATTTTTATTCCATTAGAAGCAATTCATAGAATTCAAAATCCTGGAAAAAAACCAGTTAAGATAATCGAAGCTCAAGTAGGATCAATTTTAAAAGAAACTGATATTGTAAGATTTCAAGATATTTATGGCAGAGTGAATTAA
- the pstC gene encoding phosphate ABC transporter permease subunit PstC: MNSVLIFLILIFSLSLFFYGRSKTKSISIEQNIKLNALPKFYGYYLVLWCSIPALVFLVIWSLFEPVIIKSIIIEVAANQGAIFNDKNEANLIYEKIKAIHLGTYFGDIDSILKESALSYAKFINLFTNSKVVLIFGIVIASVIYSLNKIKNNNKARDDVEVILKGLLFVSSLIAILTTLGIIFSLLFESIKFFSVINIFDYLFGTNWSPQKAFVSDASAITEAEYAELKDAFGFIPLIAGTSFIAFIAMLVAVPVGLFSGIYMAEYASLKVRRVSKPIIEILAGIPTVVYGFFAALTVGPFFRQIGENLGLTVSSESALAAGLIMGIMIIPYISSLSDDVINSVPQSLRDGSYAIGATKSETIKKVVIPAALPGIIGSVLLAVSRAIGETMIVVMAAGLAANLTINPLDSTTTITTQIVMILVGDQEFDSPKTQSAFALGLTLFIATLILNYIAQRAVKKYREKYD; encoded by the coding sequence ATGAACTCTGTTCTAATATTTTTAATATTAATTTTTTCATTATCATTATTTTTCTATGGAAGATCAAAAACAAAAAGTATTTCAATCGAGCAAAATATAAAACTAAATGCTTTACCAAAATTTTATGGTTACTATCTGGTCTTATGGTGTTCAATACCAGCATTAGTATTTTTAGTAATCTGGTCTCTTTTTGAACCTGTTATAATAAAATCAATTATTATTGAAGTTGCAGCTAATCAAGGAGCTATTTTTAATGATAAAAATGAAGCAAATTTGATTTATGAAAAAATTAAGGCAATCCATCTTGGAACCTATTTTGGGGATATAGATAGCATTTTAAAAGAGAGCGCATTATCTTATGCTAAATTTATAAATTTATTTACCAATTCAAAAGTAGTTTTAATTTTTGGAATAGTTATTGCTTCAGTAATCTATTCTTTAAACAAGATTAAGAACAATAATAAAGCAAGAGATGATGTAGAAGTAATTTTAAAAGGTCTACTATTTGTATCATCATTAATTGCTATCTTAACAACCCTTGGAATTATTTTTTCACTTTTATTTGAAAGTATTAAATTCTTTTCAGTTATAAATATTTTTGATTATTTGTTTGGGACAAATTGGAGCCCCCAAAAAGCATTTGTAAGCGATGCATCAGCAATTACAGAAGCAGAATATGCTGAATTAAAAGATGCATTTGGTTTTATACCTTTAATAGCAGGAACATCATTTATAGCTTTTATTGCAATGTTAGTCGCAGTACCAGTTGGACTTTTTTCTGGAATATATATGGCAGAGTATGCTTCTCTTAAAGTTAGAAGAGTCTCAAAACCAATTATTGAAATTTTAGCTGGTATACCAACAGTTGTTTATGGTTTTTTTGCAGCTTTAACCGTGGGACCTTTCTTTAGACAGATAGGAGAAAATTTAGGTTTAACAGTTTCATCTGAAAGTGCTTTAGCTGCAGGCTTAATTATGGGAATTATGATTATCCCATATATATCATCTTTATCAGATGACGTTATCAATTCAGTTCCACAATCCCTTAGGGATGGTTCTTATGCAATTGGTGCGACAAAATCTGAAACGATTAAAAAAGTTGTTATCCCTGCCGCATTACCAGGCATTATAGGTTCAGTCTTACTTGCCGTATCAAGAGCAATTGGTGAAACAATGATTGTTGTAATGGCAGCGGGATTAGCAGCTAACTTAACAATAAATCCACTAGATTCCACAACAACAATTACCACTCAAATTGTCATGATTTTAGTTGGTGATCAAGAATTTGATAGTCCAAAAACACAATCTGCTTTTGCATTAGGTTTAACATTATTTATAGCAACATTAATTTTGAATTATATCGCTCAAAGAGCGGTTAAGAAATATAGAGAAAAATATGACTAA
- a CDS encoding ATP-binding protein yields MDLLSIILSIIIAILVFLLLKKERVFGILTETENKNNEVKIIESKDYRKNIDKLLDYFPEGVLIIDKNKEILFCNNSSKNLFQIEIGENISSILRNPDLLNSIDQAFEGKNISNLEIEIRNQAIQRLNITVYLDNNLLFFDQLTCVLFIRDLTEFYKFQQLKSDFVANVSHELRTPLQSIKMGLESFDNNSDLKNNSEIKNLLPIMTSQSERMENLIRDLLSLSKIELQEHIRPTHEIDLIELIDYIIKTYDKMISKNNIKLKFNKIDDFKIIGDRDKLIEIFTNLIDNSIKYNDKKDKEIIITAKKENDLNIISVADNGIGIPKESIHRITERFFTVDPSKSRSVGGTGLGLAIVKHLVTQHRAEMLINSVENQGTTIDIKFKAL; encoded by the coding sequence ATGGATCTACTGTCTATAATTCTCTCAATTATAATTGCCATTTTGGTTTTTTTATTATTAAAAAAAGAGAGAGTATTTGGCATTCTAACTGAAACAGAAAATAAAAATAACGAAGTTAAGATTATAGAAAGCAAAGATTATAGAAAAAATATTGATAAACTTTTAGATTATTTTCCAGAAGGTGTATTAATTATAGATAAGAATAAAGAAATACTATTTTGTAACAATTCATCAAAAAATCTTTTTCAAATAGAAATAGGAGAAAATATTAGTAGTATTTTAAGAAACCCTGATCTTTTGAATTCAATTGATCAAGCTTTTGAAGGTAAGAATATTTCAAATTTAGAAATAGAGATAAGAAATCAGGCCATTCAAAGACTAAACATTACAGTATATCTTGATAATAATTTATTATTTTTTGACCAATTAACTTGTGTTTTATTTATAAGAGATTTGACTGAGTTTTATAAATTTCAACAACTAAAGTCTGATTTTGTTGCAAATGTTTCACATGAACTTCGAACTCCACTTCAATCTATAAAAATGGGACTTGAAAGTTTTGATAATAATTCAGATTTAAAAAATAATTCTGAAATTAAAAATTTATTACCAATAATGACTTCTCAATCAGAAAGAATGGAAAACTTAATTAGAGATTTACTTTCATTATCAAAAATAGAATTACAGGAACATATCAGACCAACTCATGAAATTGATTTGATAGAGTTAATAGATTATATCATTAAAACTTATGATAAAATGATTAGTAAAAATAATATCAAATTAAAATTTAATAAAATTGATGATTTTAAGATAATTGGAGATAGGGATAAATTAATTGAAATTTTTACAAACCTTATTGATAATTCAATTAAGTATAATGACAAAAAAGATAAAGAGATAATTATTACAGCTAAAAAAGAAAATGACTTAAATATCATATCAGTTGCAGATAATGGAATTGGTATTCCTAAAGAATCAATTCACAGAATTACTGAAAGATTTTTTACTGTGGATCCAAGTAAAAGTAGAAGTGTTGGTGGTACCGGTTTAGGTCTTGCGATTGTTAAACATTTAGTCACCCAACATAGAGCTGAAATGCTCATAAATAGTGTTGAAAATCAAGGAACGACAATAGATATCAAATTTAAAGCTTTATAA